TGACAAGTACATAATCTGCCATATGCAGTGCAACTTCCTCTTTAATTTATGAGGCAGCATTTCGCTGAAATATCTTAAATTTTAGGGGAGAAGTTAAAGCCTGACTGCAAATTATCAGAGTTTTCAGGCTTAACTATCAATGTTCTGCACAAAAGGTGTTTCAAACTGATGTTCTAAAATCTCAAGTCTTGGAGTCTCACCTGTAAATATTTTGTCCATGAAATTGTGCCTCGTGACAGAGTCCTCATCTCACGTGTCTCTGACCTGATGCTCCTGCCCCACTTTTGGGCGCTGACATTTCCGTGTTCCTGTCTAACACGCCAAATATGAATTTCCTGTGGGTGTTTACAAAGCCCCTCATGGTCCTGGAAGGATCTGGAACATTCCTCAAGCGTCACTGCCTCCATGACATTCcaaagccagcagggaatggAGCAATGGAGCCCAACTTGGAATTGTTGAGTGATTAATGGCATTTGAGCTGCAAACacggaaaaaaaccccacacgtTTCTAAAGCATTTGGAGATAATagatattttcttcatttttgagACCCATTTCCCTCTTTTTGTGCAGCTTCCGTGGATTTTCACGGGATTCACTTGAATTTTAAAAGACAAAGTTAATTAATCTGAACTCATCGAACCCAAAGCCAGCTCTCGTGATGGGGATTATTACCTCATCATTCACCAGCTCGATGCCCTCAAGTCTGTCCTGACATGGCCTCACGCCCGTTTTTTGCGCGTGGGGAGTGGCAGTGCAAAGCCAGCAGAATTAAATCCCTCCATGTGAGGGTTGTTCTGTGTGGGACTGGAGGCACGGAGGGCGTTTCGTCCCTGTAAGCACTTTGGGAAATGTATAAAAGCTGCCACCACTCCGAGCCTCTCCATCCACTTCTCCTGAGTTATTCACCGTGGTGAACAGGGTAAGTCGGATTTGAGCTCCTCTATCCTTCTCTATCCTCCTTTTTCCTCATCCAATTCTTTGATGTTATGGACTGGTAGATTTAAAAATTGTGGGTTGAGAAGGCTGTCATAGAATAAAATGTGAATTTTCACCATGCCACTTGGAATAACCATTTCCAGGCATTTTAGGTACAATGTGTGGccgtaaaatttaaaaatatctgagTGATCATTCTCACTTTGTGGGAATATAAGGGTAAATGTTCTGGTTTGGAAGCTGAAAGCTACTTGGGAAAGGACATGAAATTACAGAAGTTGCTGCTTTGTATCCGACACTTCTTAACTTCCTATACATAAATTGCTAGACCTAGTTGGATTTAATAAATTTATAAAGAGATAAAACCAGATTTGTCACAGTGTAAGAAGTACCACCAGAGATGACACCAGATGTTTTCATCTGTGTGTGACATCTCAGGGACCTTGACAGCAACCAGAATTTGATTTCTGTGGTCAGATGAGGGTCAGATTTGGAAAGCAACAAACTCTGGGCTCCCACATTTTCCATGGCAAAGCACAGACAGAATCAGGTGGAAATTCCTGGATCTGAAATCTTTTTCCTGCTGTGCATTGCAGCCTCCCAGCACAGAAGGATGTCCTACTCCAACGAGTCCTGCGGCatcagctgcccccagcccatcGCCGAGAGCTCCAACGAGCCGTGTGTGCAGCAGTGTCCTGACTCCAGAGCCCTGATCCTGCCCCCGCCGGTGGTGGTGACCATCCCgggccctgtgctcagcaccttcCCCCAGGAGAGCGTTGTGGGATCGTCGGGCCCAGCCTTGCCGGGGCGTTCCTTCAGTTCCCGCAGCTCCCAGGGCTACGGGGGCTCCTTTGGGCTGGGAGGTTcagggggttatgggggtccccTGGCCTTGGGGGGCTCCTCTGGCTATGGGGGCTCCTTTGGGTCTGGAGGTTATGGGAGCTCCGCTGGCTATGGGGGCTCCTTTGGGTCTGGAGGTTATGGGAGCTCCCTTGGCTATGGGGGCTATGGGAGCTCCCGGGGCTATGGGGGTTTCTCAGGCTATGGGGGCTCCCTCGGGGGCTATGGGGGCTCCTTTGGCCTGGGAAGCTGTGGGGGCTATGGGGGCTCCCAGGGCTATGGGGGCTCCCTTGGCTACGGCCGTTCCCTGGGTTATGGAGGTGACACCGGCTATGGGAGCTCCTTTGGGGGCTATGGAGGCTCCCTTGGGGGCTATGGGGGCTCCTTTGGGGGCTATGGAGGCTCCCTTGGGGGCTATGGGGGCTCCTTTGGGGGCTATGGAGGCTCCCTTGGGGGCTATGGGGGCTCCCTTGGGGGCTATGGGGGCTCCTTTGGCAATTGTGGGAGGTCCTACAGCTCCGGCTTCTCCTCACGGGGCCTGGGCTATTCCCTGCCTGGCTCCCAGAGATGGAGCAGGTCCCGCCGCGGGAGCTGTGGGGTTTTCTAAAgcccccctggcagtgccagcctccagaggcagtgccagccctggagccTGGCCCGGGCCATGGGGACACCGGGCAGGAGGTGCTGGCAGTGGCAGCTGAGTGTGCCCAGAAACCCTGGGTGTGCCCTCAGCTCTCCATCCCCTCTTTTTGCCCTGAGCCCTTCATTACCTCGGTATACCCTCAGCCCTCCATCCCCTCGGGATTCCCTGAGCCCTCCATCCCCTCTCTGTGCCTGGACTCCTCCATCCCTGGCTTATCCTGGTCCTGACCCGGTCCCTGCTTCCAGAGCCCAAGTtctgcatcccctgctgccccTGAGACCTCCTGGATTCCCTGCCCTCGGCTGTTGCTCTTCTCTCTGACATTAAATCCCTGTTGGTGTtgcacaaaaccctctctggtTTTAATTTGTACTTGTTTTCCTCTGGGGGGACAATCCCTCTTGTGATGGGAGGAGATGCCTGGGGTTTCTCACTTTGCCAAGGCACTTGGGTCTTTGTCATTTGGGAAAAGGAGGCAAAGAAACAGGAATTGGATGCAGGAAAACTTTATTGAGCCAAGAAGGGCAGGAGTggcagggagagggagggtgggcaggccagAGGCAGGCCGGGTGTCACTCGCTGCAGGCCAGGGCAGCTTGTGCAGAGCTCAGCTTCTCCATGCTGGGCTGAGGCGGTGCTGAGGCCTTTGGGGCTGTGGCTGGTGGCTCTAGCAGGGCCCGCAGGTGTCCCAGAGCTTCTTGCTGTAGCGGGGCAGGGCACAAGGGCTGCAGGCGGGAGCAGCGTAGGCTCTGCCAAAGGTGCAGAGGCCCCCCGAGGCCTGGGTGGCTCCGGCGCCATAGAGGccgcccagccccagggagccgccAAAGGCCGGTGCTCCGGAGGAGCCCACCACGgcctgctgggggaaggagctgaggatggggccGGGGAAGGTGACCACCACGGGCGGGGGCTGGATGAAGGCAGACGAGTCGGGGCACTGGCGGGCGCACAGCTCGTTGCAGCTCTCAGCaatgggctggggcacagccacGCTGGTcctgggcactgggcagaggtcAGCGCTGGTCCTGGGTGGGCACAGGTCGTAGCAGGACATCTTGGCGTGAGAAAAATGAGGCTGAAAGGGAATTCAGAAATACAGGCATTAGAACAGATGTGGGGATCTCCCAGTTCCGTAGTGGACTGGTCCTAGACTTTACACAAACCCTGAGTGACTAAAGTCACACAGCCTTGCCCATTCTGCAGCCCCCTCAGAGCCCTGATCCCCACACTCCCAGACCTCACAATCCCTTCCCAAGTCCCTGTGTCCAGCTTGGAGCTGTCTGTCCTGTCCAAGGGTCATAGCATGACATCCTCCAGGGCTCAGGGTTGGTTTGCAACAAATTGAGACATAAAAACTATAAAAACTCAGAAGCTGATGAGAGAAATTCTCAACATGAGTGAAATCACGGCATTGTGGTTTATGTTCAGCCTTGATCGTCATGGTCAACACCCACTGAGCACCTTAATAAAAAAATTCCAGTGTAAAACCATCCCCAGAATGACCAGACCTCACAGACTGATCTTTGCTCTGGCCCCACATCGTTTTTTCATTCAGCTTTTGGAAATGCCTACCCTGAAGTACAATATAAGAACCCCAGTCCCATCTCCCATGAATTTCCCTGAAGTTGAGAAGTTGGGAAGATCTGGGGACTCCCAAAGATTTTGGgactcccaaatcccccatttcccacTGGTTTCATTAAGAGTAATTCCAGACAGAAACAATGTAAAACTGTTCTAAATCTCAGCATTCCTAAAGGAATCTTCTGCAACTGCTCTGGTACAGGGTCTGATTAAATAaatagaaagaaattaaaaattcatACTCACTAAGCTCCTCAAGGCGAATGAGCTGAGAGAAGTGTCTGGATGGACCCAGGCACTGGAGCTTATATAGAGGATCCAAACATTCCTGAGGGCTTGGAATCTTGCTTGGACTGGGGGTTCTGCCTGAAATAAATTGTTTACCAGCTTTGAGTCACAAAAGTTTGGAGTTTGTGGCAGTTCTGATTTCATTCTCATTCTCCTATCGTGTGATGTCGGAGTTTCACCACCTTGATTTCTTTAATCTTGGGTCTTAATTGGTGCTGGCAACTCCTGGCATCATTAGAGTGACCTCACTGGAATTACCATGTTCATTAAGCTGACTCCACATGTTGCTTCTTCCTTTACAACCTTGTCATGAGCTCGTCTGCTCCAAGATTTTGTAAGACTCATCTCTGGCTGACATGGACATTTTTCCTTAACAGCCCTTTAAAATTATCTGATAAATTAATTAGAAGCAGAAACCAGCTGATTCCAGAACTACCCAGGAATAAATGTGTTTTCCAGTCCTAATTAAAGAGACCTTGTTGGTCAGAGATGGATTTGAGGGGTCATGAATATCTGCTGAGATCATCCAGGACACTCAGCAATTCCCCAATAGTTTTCCATTGAGAGCAAGGTTTGGAATCAATCCCACATAAAAATCACTTTAACTAAGAAGGTTTTAGTGGTAAATAAAATTCAGGTGCTGGATGTTCCCATATCAAGTCTTGTGATTCCAAATTTGAGGAAAAATCAAAGAGGTAGATCAAGGTTGTTCTTTAATGTCGTGGGTGCAATCTCTTATCAAGAGTGTTCTGGCCCTTCTTGAGAAAAATACTTTGTAATGATTTCACAAACATTCATTATCTGCTGTTCAACCCAGCTAATGTTCGGTGTTGTATGACATGAGTGATTTAGACGTTTCACTCTTACACAACCCCAGCTGCTTTAATGTGCAGGAAACAAGGTGGTGCCTGCCATTACTTTAATTAAGTCATTATTTGTGCCATTGGAAGTCAAGGGTTAATGATTAGAGcagctcttcttttccttctttaaaaaaaaaaaatcctgtccaTATCTGTGGTTGAATCTTTTGTGAGTTAAATATTCCACCTTTGCTGTATTTGCTTTATTTCAAGCTATATTTTCCATTTATAATAtttgtttatatttattattatggTATTATATATCTTTCAtatcattattattaattattgttatattatattattatacttTTATTATATAccttttttttggtgatttttttcagAGCAAAACTTTTAGGTTTTCACCTGTATCCAGTGCATTTTACAGACCCTACTTGTTATTCCTGAGAAATCCCCTCAGAGATCATATATCTGCTCTTAATTCCTACACTGAAAATTGGTTGTTGTGGTCCAAATATTGGTTTCacacaaatattttcatttcctcTGCAGGTGAAAAAGGATTTGGGTTTAGGTTTATGTTTTGTTTGTTGCCCCAACAAGTTCCCCTGTATTTGctgcaggggaaggaaaaaattTATTCTCCAAGCACAGAAAGGGATTGAGTCGTTCCCACATCTCCCAGCCTGGGGGGATTTACTTGCCTTgatttatattttacaaaaatcTGGCAGTCAGTGCAAGTTGTGCCTCATCCCTGGCACAAACTCCCTTCAAATCCAATCTCTTTTGATGGGCTGCATCAAAACCCTCGTGGGCAGCAGGAGAGAGGAGATTCTGCCCTGCTCGGGTGAGacctcacctgcagagctgccccagcccagagaggacctggagctgctggagggagccaagaggaggctccaggatgacctgagggatggagcagctctgctgggagaaaaGGCTGAGACAATTGGGATTATTCTGTTTGGAGAAGGGGAAGCTCGGAGGTGACCTCACTGTGGCCTTGCAGGACCTGAAAGAGCTACAAAAAACATGTACAAAAAACTGAATAGCAATCAAGTTTAATGGAATAGTTATTGATAGAGTCAGCTTCTCAAATATGAATTAGGAATTCTCTTTTGTATTAATGTATTTGAGAAATTATGCCCTTGTCTCCCAGCTAATGgagacaaacagaaaaaaaatgtataaGATGGATATATTCTCTAAATGTTTTCACTACTTAATGCTATGAGAATCCCTTTCCCAAGAGATggagtgacaggataagggggaATGGGACTGACAGGGAGGGGGTTTAGATCCAATTTTGGGgataaattcctccctgtgaacatggggatgccctggcacaggatattccatggctgtcccatccctggcagcgtccaaggccaggctggacagggcttgcagcaacctggggtggtggaagctgtccctgcccatagcagggtgtggaatgagatgattttaagatcccttcccacccaaataattccatgattctgtgattacctCTCTCGACTTTGTATTAAAAACACCACTATTTCAGTGCTCTCTGGGCTACAAAATTTATTTGGAGAGATTCCtctgagaaaaaaacccctctaAGTGCAGATTTTCTGAGCAACAAGGGCCGTAAGAGCACTTGGGAAACACTGAGCAGTGATCTCTGCtccctgttttgttgttttgtagcCCTTGCATGTCCCAGGGCTAATTAACAGCGCCCAAAGCAGGGAGGAGCGGCCGAGCACCTTAGCCCTGATCAGATTGTTTGTAGCCACTGGGTTTGGCCAGaccgggccctgccctgccctgactTTCCCTTTTGTGTCATCCAGGGCAGGCTGCTCCTCTCAGAGTGGCTCCAGCACTCCCAGGCCCTCTTCAGAGATTTAAACAACCAGAAATGGTCAAGTTGAATAGCTCTGTTATAAGCAGGTAAGACCTCAAGTCAGTAATCAGcaccatttaaaataaaaaaagatgaAAACGCAAAAATTCGATGCATAGAAGATttattgcaggaacaacttgaaTAAATCACAGAGAGTACAAAGGAAAATATGGGAAAAGGAGACGTACAAAGAGAATCCAAAATATAAAGCTAAATTTTATAACTCATGCAAATGTCAAGAAGCAGAGCTGAATAAATGCAAAGACGACATGAAGTTCATATAACCGAGATAAAGGATAAAgatcaaagaaaataaaagaaaaattaaattcagaTACATAATAAATTCACAAAATAAAACATTAGGGATTACATTTTCAAAGTggagataaagaaaaaaactaAATATAGGAAAAGACAAGTTTTAAGGGAAAGGGCATAAACGGCAAAGATTTAGATGAACAACTTCTAGATTCCTCCATTGCTGACAGATAAAAAAGATAGGATAAGCCTA
The DNA window shown above is from Melospiza melodia melodia isolate bMelMel2 chromosome 25, bMelMel2.pri, whole genome shotgun sequence and carries:
- the LOC134429283 gene encoding scale keratin-like, whose product is MSCYDLCAPNSGISCPQPIAESSNEPCVQQCPDSRALILPPPVVVTIPGPVLSTFPQESVVGSSGPALPGRSFSSRSSQGYGGSFGLGGSGGYGGPLALGGSSGYGGSFGSGGYGSSAGYGGSFGSGGYGSSLGYGGYGSSRGYGGFSGYGGSLGGYGGSFGLGSCGGYGGSQGYGGSLGYGRSLGYGGSLGGYGGSLGGYGGSFGNCGRSYSSGFSSRGLGYSLPGSQRWSRSRRGSCGVF
- the LOC134429318 gene encoding scale keratin-like; amino-acid sequence: MSCYDLCPPRTSADLCPVPRTSVAVPQPIAESCNELCARQCPDSSAFIQPPPVVVTFPGPILSSFPQQAVVGSSGAPAFGGSLGLGGLYGAGATQASGGLCTFGRAYAAPACSPCALPRYSKKLWDTCGPC